From a region of the Salvelinus alpinus chromosome 2, SLU_Salpinus.1, whole genome shotgun sequence genome:
- the LOC139567930 gene encoding sarcalumenin-like isoform X2, with product MKPLQVSVSCLLSLLVLVAADLVVEASSPDELHLHVPLSCDLSCDSTDDHGGQSSSNDTPAPGSVCQSCNPPRSLATPAEEEPLASTEEVPMEKLASEEEEAASEEVVAEEESLESAETSEEVQASEERVEEAASSEEEELEEAASSEEEELEEAALSEEEVVEEAPSSEEEVVEEVEAEHEAEEEEVVEEEEAVEEAVAMEEEVEVVEEEVEETIEEPAVEEPVLEEVTIEEVAEEEAVEEAVEEEVVLVSEPVVEPKLVESEPEPVVEPEVVEPEPEMVVEEVAPEPEPVVEEAAPEPTPEPAEAAPEPVEAGEVVVEAVKEEELVEEVAAVLEEVHVFEEEAVVEEEAPVVVVKEDATVVEEAPVEDVTVEDAPAKAEAPAKVVEEATKLRDCSHINEMLRLVSAESSPEFAAAIKKLQHIYHSAIKPMETAYKYNELRAHEVTDGEITSKPMVLFLGPWSVGKSSMINYLLGVHGTPQQLYTGAEPTTSEYTVVMHGDKFRSVEGIVMAADSSRSFSPLEKFGQGFLERLVGIEMPHKLLERVTLVDTPGIIENRKQQERGYPYSEVCQWFIDRADLIFLMFDPTKLDVGGELATLFKQMKGRESQIRIILNKADSLSSQDLMRVYGALFWSMAPLINATEPPRVYVSSFWPTEYAADTSRELFIREEISLLEDLNQVIENQLENKIAFIRQHAIRVRIHALLVDRYLHTYHEKLGWFSDPDEVFRDIVSDPDKFYIFKSILAKTNVSKFDLPDKEAYQDFFGINPPSGFKQLSSLCSWSSGCLIDKIEKAITVELPALLISLGKKDSPPPAKAAPAPPPPLPEAKPKNRWRKD from the exons acCTAGTGGTGGAGGCCTCCAGCCCCGATGAGCTGCATCTCCACGTGCCGCTCTCCTGTGACCTCTCCTGTGACTCCACAGATGACCATGGAGGCCAAAGCTCCTCCAACGACACCCCGGCCCCAGGCTCCGTGTGTCAGTCCTGTAACCCCCCACGAAGTCTTGCTACACCGGCCGAAGAGGAGCCCCTAGCCTCCACAGAGGAGGTCCCCATGGAGAAGTTGGCgagcgaggaggaggaggctgcATCTGAGGAGGTGGTAGCTGAGGAAGAATCTTTGGAGTCTGCAGAGACTTCAGAGGAGGTCCAAGCAtcagaggagagagtggaggaagctgcctcgtctgaggaggaagaACTGGAGGAAGCTgcctcgtctgaggaggaagaACTGGAGGAAGCTGCCTTGTCTGAAGAAGAAGTAGTGGAGGAAGCTCCCTCGTCTGAAGAAGAGGTTGTAGAGGAGGTTGAGGCAGAACATGAAGCTGAGGAAGAAGAGGttgtagaggaagaggaagcagTTGAGGAAGCTGTggccatggaggaggaagtggaggtagTTGAAGAGGAAGTAGAGGAAACAATAGAAGAACCTGCAGTAGAGGAACCTGTTCTTGAGGAGGTAACGATTGAGGAGGTTGCCGAGGAGGAGGCAGTAGAGGAGGCAGTAGAGGAAGAAGTAGTATTAGTGTCTGAACCTGTGGTGGAACCCAAGCTGGTTGAATCTGAGCCAGAACCTGTGGTGGAACCTGAAGTGGTTGAACCCGAGCCAGAGATGGTGGTCGAGGAGGTGGCTCCAGAACCAGAGCCTGTTGTAGAGGAAGCTGCTCCGGAACCTACTCCGGAACCTGCGGAAGCCGCTCCTGAACCTGTAGAAGCAGGTGAGGTGGTTGTGGAggcagtgaaggaggaggagcTGGTGGAGGAGGTGGCAGCTGTTTTGGAGGAGGTACATGTTTTTGAGGAGGAAGCGGTGGTGGAAGAGGAggcacctgttgttgttgttaaggAGGATGCGACTGTTGTTGAGGAGGCGCCTGTTGAGGATGTGACAGTGGAGGATGCACCAGCAAAGGCAGAAGCACCAGCAAAAG TGGTTGAGGAGGCAACAAAGCTCAGAGACTGCTCCCACATCAATGAGATGCTCCGATTGGTTTCTGCCGAATCCTCGCCTGAGTTCGCAG cTGCTATAAAGAAGCTGCAGCACATCTACCACTCAGCCATCAAGCCCATGGAGACGGCCTACAAGTACAACGAGCTCAGAGCTCACGAGGTCACAG atGGAGAGATCACCTCCAAGCCCATGGTACTGTTTCTGGGACCCTGGTCTGTAGGCAAATCATCCATGATCAACTACCTGCTGGGCGTGCACGGTACCCCACAACAACTTTACACAG gtgCTGAGCCCACTACATCTGAGTACACAGTGGTGATGCACGGTGACAAGTTCCGCTCGGTGGAGGGCATCGTGATGGCAGCTGACAGCTCCAGGTCCTTCTCCCCTCTGGAGAAGTTTGGCCAGGGGTTCCTGGAGAGGCTGGTGGGGATTGAGATGCCCCATAAACTGCTGGAGAGAGTCACCCTGGTGGACACGCCTGGGATTATTGAGAACCGCAAGCagcaggagagag GCTACCCCTATAGCGAGGTGTGTCAGTGGTTCATTGACCGTGCTGACCTCATCTTCCTGATGTTTGACCCCACCAAGTTGGATGTGGGCGGGGAGCTGGCGACGTTGTTCAAACAGATGAAG GGCCGAGAGTCCCAGATCCGCATCATCCTGAACAAGGCAGACAGCCTGTCCTCCCAGGACCTGATGCGTGTCTACGGCGCCCTGTTTTGGTCCATGGCTCCTCTCATCAACGCCACAGAGCCTCCCCGGGTCTACGTCAGCTCCTTCTGGCCCACAGAGTACGCAGCCGACACCAGCCGAGAGCTCTTCATACGGGAGGAGATCTCACTGCTCGAAGACCTCAACCAG GTAATTGAGAACCAGCTGGAGAACAAGATAGCCTTCATCCGCCAGCACGCCATCCGGGTCAGGATCCACGCCCTGCTGGTAGATCGCTACCTCCATACATACCACGAGAAGCTGGGCTGGTTCAGCGACCCCGATGAGGTGTTCAGGGACATCGTCTCAGACCCTGACAAGTTCTACATCTTCAAGTCCATCCTGGCCAAGACCAAT GTGAGCAAGTTTGACCTGCCAGACAAAGAGGCCTACCAGGacttctttggcatcaaccctcCATCAGGCTTTAAGCAGctgtcctccctctgttcctggTCGTCAGGCTGTCTGATTGACAAGATAGAGAAAGCTATCACTGTGGAGCTCCCTGCCCTACTGATTAGCCTGGGAAAGAAAGACAGTCCACCCCCAGCCAAGGCCGCCCCAGCCCCTCCACCCCCACTTCCTGAGGCAAAACCCAAGAACCGCTGGCGAAAGGAttga